The Plectropomus leopardus isolate mb chromosome 7, YSFRI_Pleo_2.0, whole genome shotgun sequence genome window below encodes:
- the phf1 gene encoding PHD finger protein 1 isoform X1 produces the protein MGGVSEGDDVLARWSDGLLYLGNVKRVDGVKQCCLVRFEDNSEFWVLKKDIHSFAGGVEEVCCICDAPPLKEPLINCLKCRHGYHPECHTPTIEPEADSDSWICRQCVFAVATKRGGALKRGRFARLMQFMKLRLPYQLSSLDWDPQHLTNQQQCYCYCAGPGEWNLKMLQCGSCGQWFHEACTQCLTKPLLYGDRFYQFQCSVCTKGPETIQRLPMTWMDLAHLVLYHLSLCCKRKYFDFDHEILSFTNENWDSLLLGALSDTPRQDRCHNLLNALNSHKDRFVSGKEIKKKKCLFGLQVRAPPPLTSDSSPLITDPPINITHRRRSDPLSLPCQRRVGGPESRKSKRRIMETQACPPPAAANPIELLPCCHGYMGGASLYNSRKSEEELSLSSPPKRMYALYHTTYNGNTALSRSHHHYNSVEDTCRVPPPCFPYPLNANGSHHHHHSHQHHHNHQHNHQHNHQHNHQHNHQHNHQHNHQNNHQHNHQHNHQHQPGQKQLEPVILRDMPPYQAGMGGGGGVGGGGGGGGGGGGGGGGGGVVVASGDGTVSRSWGGGEAVRILARRVTPDGKVQYLVEWENVSLY, from the exons ATGGGGGGAGTAAGTGAAGGAGATGATGTGTTGGCTCGATGGAGTGATGGACTACTGTACCTCGGCAATGTGAAAAGA GTAGATGGAGTCAAGCAATGTTGTCTGGTGAGATTTGAGGACAACTCCGAGTTCTGGGTTCTGAAAAAGGACATTCACTCGT TCGCTGGTGGAGTGGAAGAAGTTTGCTGTATTTGTGACGCTCCGCCTCTTAAAGAACCCCTCATAAATTGTCTTAAATGTCGCCACG GTTATCATCCAGAGTGCCACACGCCAACCATCGAACCGGAAGCTGACAGCGATTCGTGGATATGTCGGCAATGTGTCTTTGCAGTCGCAACCAAG agAGGCGGGGCGCTCAAACGGGGACGCTTCGCCCGGCTCATGCAATTTATGAAACTCCGGCTTCCCTACCAGCTGTCGTCTTTAGACTGGGACCCGCAGCATCTGACCAATCAGCAACAGTGCTACTGCTACTGTGCCGGACCTGGAGA GTGGAACCTGAAGATGTTACAGTGTGGGAGCTGTGGTCAGTGGTTTCACGAGGCATGCACACAGTGTCTGACCAAACCACTGCTGTATGGAGACAG GTTTTATCAGTTCCAGTGCTCAGTATGTACAAAGGGACCAGAGACCATCCAAAGACTACCCATGACCTG GATGGATTTGGCTCATTTAGTGCTGTACCATCTCTCGCTGTGCTGCAAGAGGAAATACTTTGATTTTGACCATGAAATCCTGTCCTTCACCAATGAGAATTGGGACTCGTTGCTCCTAGGCGCG CTCTCTGACACGCCAAGGCAGGACCGCTGTCACAATCTCCTCAACGCTCTGAACTCCCACAAGGACAG GTTTGTCTCTGGAAAGGAGATCAAGAAGAAGAAGTGTCTTTTTGGGCTTCAGGTCCGAGCCCCACCTCCGCTGACGTCCGACTCGTCGCCCCTCATCACCGACCCACCTATCAACATCACGCACCGGCGAAGGTCAGA CCCGTTGTCACTACCCTGCCAGAGGAGAGTGGGGGGGCCGGAGTCGCGTAAATCAAAGCGTCGCATCATGGAGACACAG GCTTGTCCACCCCCAGCCGCTGCTAACCCCATCGAACTGCTGCCATGTTGTCATGGCTACATGGGAGGGGCTAGCCTCTACAACTCCAGGAAGTCAGAGGAGGAGCTTAGTTTGAG CTCTCCTCCCAAGCGGATGTACGCTCTGTACCACACCACGTACAATGGAAACACTGCACTCTCCAGGAGTCATCATCACTACAACAG CGTGGAGGACACCTGCAGAGTACCGCCACCTTGCTTCCCATACCCCCTCAACGCCAATGGCagccatcatcaccaccactcCCACCAGCACCATCACAACCACCAACACAACCACCAACACAACCACCAACATAACCACCAACATAACCACCAACACAACCACCAACACAaccaccaaaacaaccaccaacACAACCACCAACACAACCACCAACACCAGCCAGGTCAGAAGCAGCTGGAGCCCGTCATCCTACGTGACATGCCCCCGTACCAGGCCGGCATGGGTGGTGGGGGTGGCGTAGGTGGAGGAGgcggagggggagggggaggaggcggtggtggtggaggagggggggtggtAGTCGCAAGTGGGGACGGGACAGTGTCCAGGAGctggggaggaggggaggcCGTGAGGATCTTGGCGAGACGCGTCACGCCGGACGGGAAGGTGCAGTACCTCGTGGAGTGGGAGAACGTGAGTTTGTACTGA
- the phf1 gene encoding PHD finger protein 1 isoform X2, with the protein MGGVSEGDDVLARWSDGLLYLGNVKRVDGVKQCCLVRFEDNSEFWVLKKDIHSFAGGVEEVCCICDAPPLKEPLINCLKCRHGYHPECHTPTIEPEADSDSWICRQCVFAVATKRGGALKRGRFARLMQFMKLRLPYQLSSLDWDPQHLTNQQQCYCYCAGPGEWNLKMLQCGSCGQWFHEACTQCLTKPLLYGDRFYQFQCSVCTKGPETIQRLPMTWMDLAHLVLYHLSLCCKRKYFDFDHEILSFTNENWDSLLLGALSDTPRQDRCHNLLNALNSHKDRFVSGKEIKKKKCLFGLQVRAPPPLTSDSSPLITDPPINITHRRSPLSLPCQRRVGGPESRKSKRRIMETQACPPPAAANPIELLPCCHGYMGGASLYNSRKSEEELSLSSPPKRMYALYHTTYNGNTALSRSHHHYNSVEDTCRVPPPCFPYPLNANGSHHHHHSHQHHHNHQHNHQHNHQHNHQHNHQHNHQHNHQNNHQHNHQHNHQHQPGQKQLEPVILRDMPPYQAGMGGGGGVGGGGGGGGGGGGGGGGGGVVVASGDGTVSRSWGGGEAVRILARRVTPDGKVQYLVEWENVSLY; encoded by the exons ATGGGGGGAGTAAGTGAAGGAGATGATGTGTTGGCTCGATGGAGTGATGGACTACTGTACCTCGGCAATGTGAAAAGA GTAGATGGAGTCAAGCAATGTTGTCTGGTGAGATTTGAGGACAACTCCGAGTTCTGGGTTCTGAAAAAGGACATTCACTCGT TCGCTGGTGGAGTGGAAGAAGTTTGCTGTATTTGTGACGCTCCGCCTCTTAAAGAACCCCTCATAAATTGTCTTAAATGTCGCCACG GTTATCATCCAGAGTGCCACACGCCAACCATCGAACCGGAAGCTGACAGCGATTCGTGGATATGTCGGCAATGTGTCTTTGCAGTCGCAACCAAG agAGGCGGGGCGCTCAAACGGGGACGCTTCGCCCGGCTCATGCAATTTATGAAACTCCGGCTTCCCTACCAGCTGTCGTCTTTAGACTGGGACCCGCAGCATCTGACCAATCAGCAACAGTGCTACTGCTACTGTGCCGGACCTGGAGA GTGGAACCTGAAGATGTTACAGTGTGGGAGCTGTGGTCAGTGGTTTCACGAGGCATGCACACAGTGTCTGACCAAACCACTGCTGTATGGAGACAG GTTTTATCAGTTCCAGTGCTCAGTATGTACAAAGGGACCAGAGACCATCCAAAGACTACCCATGACCTG GATGGATTTGGCTCATTTAGTGCTGTACCATCTCTCGCTGTGCTGCAAGAGGAAATACTTTGATTTTGACCATGAAATCCTGTCCTTCACCAATGAGAATTGGGACTCGTTGCTCCTAGGCGCG CTCTCTGACACGCCAAGGCAGGACCGCTGTCACAATCTCCTCAACGCTCTGAACTCCCACAAGGACAG GTTTGTCTCTGGAAAGGAGATCAAGAAGAAGAAGTGTCTTTTTGGGCTTCAGGTCCGAGCCCCACCTCCGCTGACGTCCGACTCGTCGCCCCTCATCACCGACCCACCTATCAACATCACGCACCGGCGAAG CCCGTTGTCACTACCCTGCCAGAGGAGAGTGGGGGGGCCGGAGTCGCGTAAATCAAAGCGTCGCATCATGGAGACACAG GCTTGTCCACCCCCAGCCGCTGCTAACCCCATCGAACTGCTGCCATGTTGTCATGGCTACATGGGAGGGGCTAGCCTCTACAACTCCAGGAAGTCAGAGGAGGAGCTTAGTTTGAG CTCTCCTCCCAAGCGGATGTACGCTCTGTACCACACCACGTACAATGGAAACACTGCACTCTCCAGGAGTCATCATCACTACAACAG CGTGGAGGACACCTGCAGAGTACCGCCACCTTGCTTCCCATACCCCCTCAACGCCAATGGCagccatcatcaccaccactcCCACCAGCACCATCACAACCACCAACACAACCACCAACACAACCACCAACATAACCACCAACATAACCACCAACACAACCACCAACACAaccaccaaaacaaccaccaacACAACCACCAACACAACCACCAACACCAGCCAGGTCAGAAGCAGCTGGAGCCCGTCATCCTACGTGACATGCCCCCGTACCAGGCCGGCATGGGTGGTGGGGGTGGCGTAGGTGGAGGAGgcggagggggagggggaggaggcggtggtggtggaggagggggggtggtAGTCGCAAGTGGGGACGGGACAGTGTCCAGGAGctggggaggaggggaggcCGTGAGGATCTTGGCGAGACGCGTCACGCCGGACGGGAAGGTGCAGTACCTCGTGGAGTGGGAGAACGTGAGTTTGTACTGA